A region from the Lycium barbarum isolate Lr01 chromosome 8, ASM1917538v2, whole genome shotgun sequence genome encodes:
- the LOC132605205 gene encoding LOB domain-containing protein 37-like, with the protein MSCNGCRVLRKGCHENCILKQSLEGIECPRAQANATVFVAKFFGRAGLTSFLSSVPDSQRSALFQSLLFEACGRTINPVNGVVGLLWTGNWHLCQSAVETVLQGGVLQALPEFSGMTGVGKVNRLKEKRRDTTPLNSDESDTTTFESGFVYQQNEQGNDTKLLRLFF; encoded by the exons ATGAGTTGCAACGGGTGCCGAGTTCTCCGAAAAGGTTGTCATGAAAATTGCATACTCAAACAAAGCTTAGAGGGCATTGAATGCCCTCGAGCTCAAGCCAATGCCACTGTCTTTGTCGCTAAATTCTTCGGCCGTGCTGGCCTCACATCCTTCCTTTCTTCCGTCCCTGACTCCCAAAGATCAG CTTTATTCCAGTCGCTGTTGTTCGAAGCGTGCGGAAGGACAATAAACCCGGTGAACGGAGTTGTAGGGTTGCTATGGACAGGTAACTGGCACCTTTGCCAGTCGGCCGTAGAGACAGTGCTTCAAGGAGGTGTGTTACAGGCGTTACCGGAGTTTTCAGGCATGACGGGAGTAGGCAAAGTAAACCGActaaaggagaagagaagagacACGACACCTTTGAATTCAGATGAATCTGATACAACAACGTTTGAAAGCGGTTTTGTTTACCAGCAAAATGAACAAGGAAATGATACTAAGCTTCTCAGACTGTTTTTCTGA
- the LOC132608053 gene encoding uncharacterized protein LOC132608053, with amino-acid sequence MASSGHSVHVNNNEIVAENENNSGLRNLPADPADLNAVNSREGLNRQNTVNQENATFPATDLLNTHNSITLSRAQGRKTPDMPDEINLHLIFEMLQEQGTAIAEQGIAIAQLQSQDDKVKRILIDLGSSANIIRWRVVEQLKLLDQIIPVARILSGFNMASETTKVEISLPINIDGTIQQTVFYVIEGDMKYNALLGRPWIQSMRAAPSTLHQLLKFPTPEGIKTIRGEQPAGNVRG; translated from the exons ATGGCAAGCAGCGGTCACTCCGTTCATGTGAACAACAATGAGATAGTAGCTGAAAACGAGAACAACAGTGGGTTACGAAACCTACCTGCGGATCCAGCCGATCTAAATGCTGTCAACTCGAGAGAAggcctcaaccgacaaaacacCGTCAATCAGGAGAATGCCACCTTTCCGGCCACCGATCTTttgaatactcataactcaattactttgTCTCGAGCTCAAGGCCGGAAAACACCAGATATGCCTGATGAGATTAACTTACatttaatatttgaaatgttgcaggaacaagggACCGCCATAGCCGAACAGGGGATTGCCATAGCTCAGCTTCAGAGCCAAGACGACAAG gttaaacgtattttgattgacctagGTAGTTCAGCCAACattatccgatggagagtggtggAACAACTGAAGTTACTAGACCAGATTATCCCAGTAGCTCGgatactcagcgggttcaatatggcaagtgagaCTACGAAGGTTGAAATTTCTTTGCCGATCAACATTGATGGGACCATACAGCAGACAGTGTTCTACGTCATCgagggagatatgaagtataatgctttgctcggTAGACCATGGATTCAAAGCATGAGAGCAGCACCATCGACCCTACATCAGTTGCTGAAGTTCCcaaccccggaagggataaaaactaTCCGAGGCGAACAGCCCGCAGGAAATGTTCGCGGTTGA